In the Limanda limanda chromosome 10, fLimLim1.1, whole genome shotgun sequence genome, one interval contains:
- the btk gene encoding tyrosine-protein kinase BTK codes for MSDNVLEEIFIKRSQQKKKTSPLNYKERWFVLNQEKIAYYDFDPDKGKRKGLRGSVDLEKIKCVEVVQPEPCSPSERMYAFQIIYDEGPLYIFAKTEDIRATWVKKLKEMVRFNKDQIQKYHPCFWVDGVWLCCKQEVKQAMGCVVLDSKNGFAPKQSGRRGSRKPLPPTPTEEKPARPLPPEPLEPPAPSADMTVIAEYCYTPMSELDLELRKDEEYTILEMSDTNWWRARDKYGKEGYIPSNFVVEAKSGLEKFDWYCKNMNRSQAEKLLKNENKDGGFLVRDSSKVGKYTVSLFSRGGGETGGSCRHYNICTTAQGLFYLAEKHYFSTIPELINYHQHNAAGLVSRLKYIVSNRALPPSTAGLGYGVWEIDPNCLTFIKELGTGQFGVVKYGKWQGQHDVAIKMIKEGSMCEDDFIEEAKTMMKLHHENLVQLYGVCTKQRPIYIVTEFLSNGCLLSYLREGLKQHPTAVQLLEMCKDVSEGMAYLEENQYIHRDLAARNCLVDDNGTIKVTDFGLSRYVLDDEYTSSEGSKFPVRWSPPEVLLYCKFSSKSDIWAYGVLMWEIYTLGQLPYERLNNTEIVEQVSRGLRLYRPQPANVKVYNIMTTCWCDKPEDRPNFQELALSVQDLLYELQ; via the exons ATGTCAGACAATGTCCTGGAGGAAATCTTCATCAAGCGAtcccagcagaagaagaagacttcCCCTCTGAACTACAAGGAGAGATGGTTTGTCCTCAACCAGGAAAAAATCGCCTATTATGACTTCGATCCAGACAAAGGG AAGCGAAAAGGTCTGAGGGGATCGGTCGACCTGGAGAAGATCAAGTGTGTGGAGGTGGTGCAGCCGGAGCCCTGCTCCCCGTCCGAGCGCATGTACGCCTTTCAG ATCATTTATGATGAAGGGCCGCTGTATATCTTTGCAAAGACCGAAGATATCCGCGCAACTTGGGTAAAGAAGCTGAAAGAAA TGGTGCGATTCAACAAGGATCAGATTCAGAAATACCACCCGTGCTTCTGGGTGGATGGGGTGTGGCTGTGCTGCAAGCAGGAAGTCAAACAAGCGATGGGTTGCGTGGTGCTGGACAGTAAGAAtg GATTTGCACCTAAACAATCTGGGCGAAGGGGATCCAGGAAACCTCTTCCTCCGACTCCAACAGAG GAAAAGCCTGCTCGTCCTTTACCTCCAGAGCCCCTTGAACCTCCGGCCCCCTCAGCAGACATGACTGTCATAGCTGAATACTGCTACACACCCATGTCAGAACTAGACCTGGAGCTGAGGAAGGACGAGGAGTACACCATCCTCGAGATGTCGGACACTAACTGGTGGAGGGCTCGAGACAAATATGG CAAAGAAGGATACATACCTAGTAACTTTGTTGTGGAAGCAAAAAGTGGTTTAGAAAAATTTGA CTGGTATTGCAAGAATATGAACCGCAGCCAGGCAGAAAAACTGTTAAAGAATGAG AACAAAGACGGAGGCTTCTTGGTACGGGACTCAAGCAAAGTCGGGAAATACACTGTGTCTTTGTTCAGCAGGGGTGGCGG GGAAACCGGTGGAAGCTGCAGACATTATAACATCTGCACCACGGCCCAGGGCCTGTTTTATCTGGCAGAGAAGCATTACTTCAGCACCATCCCAGAGCTCATCAACTACCACCAACACAATGCAGCAG GATTGGTGAGCAGGCTGAAATACATCGTGTCCAACCGGGCGTTGCCTCCATCCACAGCAGGGCTGGGCTACG gtgtGTGGGAGATCGACCCCAATTGCCTCACCTTCATCAAAGAGCTGGGCACCGGTCAGTTCGGGGTGGTGAAGTACGGCAAGTGGCAGGGCCAGCATGACGTGGCCATTAAGATGATTAAAGAGGGATCCATGTGTGAAGATGATTTCATCGAAGAGGCCAAAACTATGAT GAAGCTTCACCACGAGAACCTGGTCCAGCTCTACGGCGTCTGCACCAAACAAAGACCCATCTACATTGTGACCGAGTTCCTGTCCAACGGCTGCCTGCTGTCCTACCTCAGGGAGGGTCTGAAGCAGCACCCCACCGCCgtccagctgctggagatgtGCAAGGACGTCTCCGAGGGGATGGCCTATCTCGAGGAGAATCAGTACATCCACAGAGACCTG GCTGCCAGGAACTGTCTAGTAGATGACAATGGTACAATCAAAGTGACTGACTTTGGACTGTCAAG GTACGTCTTAGACGACGAGTACACGAGTTCAGAAGGCTCCAAGTTCCCTGTTCGCTGGTCGCCTCCTGAAGTCCTCCTCTACTGCAAGTTCAGCAGCAAGTCAGACATCTGGGCGTATG GGGTTCTGATGTGGGAGATTTACACTTTGGGTCAACTTCCATACGAACGTctaaacaacacagaaatagtgGAGCAGGTGTCGAGGGGTCTGCGTCTCTACCGCCCCCAGCCGGCCAATGTTAAGGTCTACAACATCATGACAACCTGTTGGTGTGAT aAACCAGAAGACAGGCCCAACTTCCAGGAGCTAGCTCTGTCTGTTCAGGATTTGCTGTACGAGCTCCAGTAG
- the timm8a gene encoding mitochondrial import inner membrane translocase subunit Tim8 A, which yields MEGQGGAADPQLQQFIEVESQKQRFQQLVHQMTEVCWEKCMDKPGPKLDSRTETCFVNCVERFIDTSQFILNRLEQTQRSRGSSSESMMD from the exons ATGGAAGGTCAGGGGGGGGCAGCGGACCCCCAGCTGCAGCAGTTCATCGAGGTCGAGTCCCAGAAGCAGAGGTTCCAGCAGCTGGTCCATCAGATGACTGAGGTTTGCTGG GAGAAGTGCATGGACAAACCTGGGCCCAAGCTGGACTCGAGGACAGAAACGTGCTTTGTTAACTGTGTGGAGCGATTTATTGACACGAGCCAGTTCATCCTGAACCGACTGGAACAGACCCAGAGGAGCCGGGGCTCGTCCTCCGAGAGCATGATGGACTAA